The DNA segment TTCCCCATTCATTCATACAGTCTTTTTCCCATGCCACGCGCATTACTTTATGGAAAGAAACGGCGGATACATCCCAGCCTTTTTCCAACCAGTCATAATTCATTTCCGTATAATGTTTTCCTTTTCTCACATTCACGGACATTCCGATAGAGTGAAGGATAAAATCGATTTTACCAAATTTTGCAACAGCGGCATCAAAAAGTTTCTCCAAATCTTCAATGGAAGTGGCATCAGCTCCTATTACTTCAGATCCTGTTTTTTCTGCTAACGCGTTCAGTTCGCCCATTCTCATAGCGATAGGAGCATTAGACAAAATAAACTCAGCACCTTCTTCATGACATCTTTCTGCAACCTTCCAAGCGATCGATTGTTCATTAAGGGCTCCAAATATAATTCCCTTTTTGCCTTTAAGTAAACCGTATGACATATTTT comes from the Chryseobacterium nepalense genome and includes:
- a CDS encoding enoyl-ACP reductase FabI is translated as MSYGLLKGKKGIIFGALNEQSIAWKVAERCHEEGAEFILSNAPIAMRMGELNALAEKTGSEVIGADATSIEDLEKLFDAAVAKFGKIDFILHSIGMSVNVRKGKHYTEMNYDWLEKGWDVSAVSFHKVMRVAWEKDCMNEWGSILALSYIAAQRTFPDYNDMSDNKAYLESIARTFGNYWGERKVRVNTVSQSPTPTTAGSGVKGFGGFLGYAEDMSPLGNATALDCANYCVTLFSDLTKKVTMQNLFHDGGFSSSGVTQKVINKYDTEQ